The Caulobacter sp. 73W region GCACCCGCCCATGCTCGTCGGCGGTTCCGACCGGCCGGCGCGCCGTCGCCTCGTAGATGTAGTCGCCATAGTGGAAGACCGCGTCGACCTCCTCTTCCTGGGCCAGATGCCGATAGGCGTCGTAGAAACCTGATTCATAGTTTTGGCAGCCGGCCACCGCGATACGGACGTTGCGCGGCTCGGCGCCAGCCGCAGGGGCCGTGCGGGCCGTCCCCGCCGGGCTGGCTTCTCCCGCGCCCACCCGGAACCGATACCAGTAGCGCCGCGCCGGTTTCAGCCCATCGACCTCCACATGAACCGCGTGAGCCAGTTCCGGCCGAGCGATGGCCTCCCCGCTCCGAGCGATCACGGCGAACCGCTCGTCCTCGGCCACCTCCCATTTCACCGTGACCGGCCGCGGCCCCATGCCGCCGGCCTCGGCGAACGGCTTGGGCGCCAGCCGCGTCCAGACGACGAACCCGTCTGGCCAAGGATCGCCAGCGGCCACCCCAAGGGTGAACGGATAGCCGTCGATCTTGGCCTGAGCCCACACATCGCTTGCGCGGCCAAGACCGGTCAGGAGGATCAGATTGCCGCCGGCCGTGAGCAGGCGTCGACGATCAAGCATTGTCATCAGTGGCTCGCCTAGGATCAGAACCTGGCCCGAAAGCCAAGCGAGGTGGTCACCCCGTACTTTTGGTAGTTGTCGCCAAGGTCGGGGCTGAGCCCGTTGGTGTCGACGGTGCGCACGAAGGGGCGGTCGAACAGGTTCTTGGCGAAGAAGAAGACCTCCCAGCCATCGCGCAGTTCGTAATTGGCGCTGAGGTTGGTCTCCGAGCGCGCCTGGATGACCATGCCGTTGGCGTTGTCTGGCTTCTCGTCGGACCAGACGGTGTTGAGGTTCAGGCTCAACCTGCCATGACGATAGAGGAGCGAGGCGGTCACCAGGTTCTTGGCCAGCCCCTCGACCAGCGCATCGGCGTCGTTGTGCGTGAACGAGCCGTTCAGCCGCAGCATGCCCCAGCCGTCCGGCAGGATGTCCAGGGCGCGGTTGAACTCCAGCTCCACGCCTCGGACGGTGACGGTGTTTTCCGGCGCCGAGCGGGTGGTGCGGAAGATGTAGCCGTCATAATCCCCGCCCCCATAGCCGAACTCTTCGGGGGTCAGATCCACCGACTGGAAGAGGCCTTTGATGCGGTTCTGAAAAAGGTTCACCGCGATCAGGCCGACCGGGTCGAAGTAGCGGACCAGACGGGCTGAAAAGTTATCCGACAGCTCTGGGCTCAGATTAGGGTTGGGCGCCGAGACGATCCCCATGACCTCGTTGACCGACCACACGCCCGCCAGATTGTCGATGCCGGGGCGACGGATGGTGCGGCTGTAGCCAAGCTGCAGGTCGGTGTCCTCGTCGAAGGCGTACTTCACCGAGGCGCTGGGAAAGAAGTAGTCGTAACTGCCCTTGCGATCGACGCGGGGCCGGGACTCGTACTGATACTTCAGCCCTTCGATCGTGTTCGCTCGCCCCGTCGCGGCGGTCGCCGCGTAGCCGGCGGCCAGAACCTCGGCATAGGTGCGCGCATCCGGCTCCTCGGCGCGGGTCTTGGTCTGCTCCCAGCGAAGCCCCGCCCTGACCGTCAACTTGTCGATCGGCGTGGAAGTCGCCATCGCATAGGCTGCGTTCATGTCTTCTTCGAAGTGACGGCGGTTGGCGATGAAGGCGGTGTAGTAATCGGCCGCGCTCAGAGAGGCGGCGAAGTACTGCGGATTTGTGCGGTAGAGCTCGCCGAGCGAATGAAGGTTGGGCGTGAAGACACTCGCCGCACCCGACCGCGTGCGCAGGAAAAAGTCGTTCTCGTCGAAGTTCAGCTCGAGCGGCGACTGGTGATCGGCCCAGAAGGCGGACGCGGCCACCGGACCTACATAATTGTACTTTTGACCTTCGCGCTCATTGCGAAAATCATAGACATTGCGGCCCAGCTTCGCGCCGCTCTTGAACGTCACCGGCATGTCCACGATCGTGGTGTCCCAGGTGAAGTTCAGCGCCGCGCCCGACAGTTCGCTTCGCGCGTAACGCCCGTCGTTCAAGTAGATGGTGGGCCGCGCGTAGCTTGCCGGATCGGCCCAGTCGGCGCCCGTCAGCTGGGTCACCGTCCAGTCGAACCGGTCAAGCGCATTGCGCTTGGCCGAATACGATCCAGCCGCCTGCAATGATCCGGCCGAATAGACCGAGCCGCGATAGCCCATCGGATCATAGCGGCTGGTTGATTCCGAATAGGAGGCCCAGCCATCGAGGCGATAGCTGTCGCCTTGAAGCTCGAACCTTGGATTTAGGGTCAGGCTGTCGCCGCGCTTGGCCACCGCCAGGAACTCGGTGTCGATCCGGGCGTTGGGATGGGTGGTGGTGAAATCGGCCAACGGATCGCCGGTGACCGCGCGTGCGCGATCCCCCGTCGTAAAGAGCCAGGAGCGCTGGCCCGACCAGGTGTCGGCCTCGTTGTAGAGGGCCGTCAGCGACAGGGTCAGGGCGTCGCTGGCGCGAAAGTCCAGGCTCAGCGAGCTGGCGCGGCGTTCGACCGTCTGGTTGATCTGCCGGGCGCGCATCGAGGTCAAAGTCACCGGCGCCGGGCTGGCGGCGGTTGGAACCTCGTTCCAGCCGGCGGTCATCATCTCGCGCTGGATATAGGCATTGGATTCGCTGAGGCTCACGACGACGCCCAGGCGACGGTCGAAGAACACATCGGAATATTCGATCTGGGCGCTGGGTAGGATGCGGGGCTGGCGGCCATCGCCCTTGTCGCCCGGCCCGCCGCGATAATCGTCCCAAAGGTCGTTCTGCGTCAGGCCGGAGATCTGGGCGATGATGCTGCGGCCCCGACGGTCGAAGGCGCGCTTGGTGCGCAGGTTAATGGTGCCGGCGGGCGCATTGGCGTCGACGTCGGCGCTGATTGTCTTAGAGATCTCGATGGCGTCGATGCTGCTCAGCGAGATCTGCTCGAAACTGAACCCGCGCGCATTGCTCACCGCCGCCCCGGCGTCGGCGCTGGCCAAGGCCACCCCGTTGACTGTGACCGAGGCGTAGTCGGACGGCAGGCCGCGCACCCGCACATAGCGCACCGTGCCGTCCAGAGCGTCGGAATCAACACCCGGCATGTTCTTGATGAACTCACCGACATTGCCTTCAGACACGTTGCCGAAGGCCTCCGAAGATAGGCTGTTGGTGATGTTCATCGATTGGCGCTGGCTCATGATCGCTCGCGCATCGCCGTCTCGCGCGGCCACGACGGTCAATTCCTCGACCGCGCCCGTCGTCGCCGTGCGCATTTCGATATCGCGCTCGATGGACTGGCCGCCGGCCAGCTCAACCATCACCCGGGCGTCCTGATAGCCGGCGTAGCGCACGAGAATCTCGACCGGACCGGCCGCCACGCCGCTGGCGCGGTAGCCTGAGCCATCCTCATTTCCCGCCGCGCGCCAGGCTCCGTCGGCGCCGCGCACCATCACGTCGGCGTTGCGAAGGTACTCGCCGCTGGCGGGATCCAGGATGCGCCCGCTGACCGCGCCGACGCCGGCCGCGACCGGCCTGGTGGAGCGTAAGGTGAGCATCGAGCCGTTGTCGGAGGCGATGCTGAGCGGCGTGCCTTCCAGCAGTTGGCGAAGGGCTGCGCGGGTATCCATCTCGCCGATCACGGCGCGGGTTCGCACCCCGTTCAGGTCACGCGCCGGGGCGATGATCTGGAGCTGCGCCTGGCGGGCGAAAGCGGGCACGGCGGTCACCGCCGACTGGGCCGGGACATCGAACCGGCGCACCTGCGCATGGGCCTCAAGGCTGGCGCACACCACCGCCGCGGCGACGCCGCCGGCCAGGAAAGTCTTGTAGGAATTCATAATCTCTGCCCCCACGTCGCCAAAGGATGGACGCGACGTTCGAGGGCTAAGAGATTTGCGCGGGCGCTCTCCGCCACCCGTCACAAATCTTTATATGGGAGCGGCCGAGATGACGACCGTATCTCCACGCCGCGTGACGCTGGCGCCAAAGACCGAGGCCGCCGCGCGGCTGAACCCGACGGGATCGTTGGCGGCGAAGAGGCCGGTGATCGGCTCATCGGCGAGGGCCGCATCGACGATCACGATGCGAGGATCGCTGTAGCGCGAGAAGGCGCGCGCCGCCTGCCCCAGGCTCTCGCCCTGGAAGGCGATCTTGCCCTCGCGCCAAGCAAGATCGCGCGTGACCTCGTCAGCCAGGACGCGCAAGGGCTTGGCCTCCCCCGCAACCAGCGCCATGCGGGTCTGGGGGCCCAACTGCAGACTGCGCCCAGCCCCGCCTGGCGCCGACACCCCGCCCTCATTGACCAGGATCTCGACAGGCGCATCGTCCAGCCTGCGCACCCGAAAGGCGCCGCCGACCGTGGACAGCTGCGCGTCTCCAACCCCGATGACCAAGGGGCGATGAGGATCGCTCACCACGGTAAAATAGGCCTCGCCTTGCAAAAGCTCGATGCGACGTTGATCGCGGCCGTTGCGGATTTTGACGCGCGTCTGGGTGTTCAGGAGCACCGTCGAGCCATCGCCCAGCGGCACGAGCCGCATCTCGCCGCGCTCGGTGGCGTAGGCGCGCGGCGCCTGGAGGCCGAAGAACGCGGCGGCGCAGGCACCCGCGGTGCCGGCGGCGACCGCACCAGTCAGCAAGCCTCGTCGCGACACCCTTGGCTGCGACGCCCCGCCGAAGGCCGACGGCTCAAAGCCGTCCCCGAAGGCGGCGGCGGAGCGGCTGTTCATGGAGACGGCGTTGGCGCGCAGCATGGCGCCGGGACAGCGCCGATCGCTCGCCAGCCAAGCGTTGAAAGCTGCATTGTCACTTGCGGCCAGCGGCCCACGATCAAGCCTGGCGGCCCAATCGGCCGCCGCCGCGTCAATGCTTTGACTTGTTTCGCGGTCGGCCATGAAGGGCGGCGATCTCCGTTTGCCTAGGCTTAGAGGTTTGGGCGATGGCGTTTCCGCCATGCGCGGCCCACGCGATCAAGAGGCGAACGCCGCGAGCGATGTGCTTTTCCACGGTATTCTCCGACAGCTTCATGCGCGCGGCGATCTCGCGCTGCGACAGGCCGTGGATGCGCCGAAGGGTGAAGGCCTGTCTGGTCTGACCTGGCATCGCGGCGATAACTTCCCCCAGGCGACGAAGGTTGTCGCGGGCGATCGCCGTCGCCTCCGGCGACGGGGCGTCATCGGCGCCGGTGTCCATGATCAGGTCGTCCATGGCCTGGATGGAGACGATCCGGGCGCGCCTGATGTGGCGGACGACCAGC contains the following coding sequences:
- a CDS encoding TonB-dependent receptor, which translates into the protein MNSYKTFLAGGVAAAVVCASLEAHAQVRRFDVPAQSAVTAVPAFARQAQLQIIAPARDLNGVRTRAVIGEMDTRAALRQLLEGTPLSIASDNGSMLTLRSTRPVAAGVGAVSGRILDPASGEYLRNADVMVRGADGAWRAAGNEDGSGYRASGVAAGPVEILVRYAGYQDARVMVELAGGQSIERDIEMRTATTGAVEELTVVAARDGDARAIMSQRQSMNITNSLSSEAFGNVSEGNVGEFIKNMPGVDSDALDGTVRYVRVRGLPSDYASVTVNGVALASADAGAAVSNARGFSFEQISLSSIDAIEISKTISADVDANAPAGTINLRTKRAFDRRGRSIIAQISGLTQNDLWDDYRGGPGDKGDGRQPRILPSAQIEYSDVFFDRRLGVVVSLSESNAYIQREMMTAGWNEVPTAASPAPVTLTSMRARQINQTVERRASSLSLDFRASDALTLSLTALYNEADTWSGQRSWLFTTGDRARAVTGDPLADFTTTHPNARIDTEFLAVAKRGDSLTLNPRFELQGDSYRLDGWASYSESTSRYDPMGYRGSVYSAGSLQAAGSYSAKRNALDRFDWTVTQLTGADWADPASYARPTIYLNDGRYARSELSGAALNFTWDTTIVDMPVTFKSGAKLGRNVYDFRNEREGQKYNYVGPVAASAFWADHQSPLELNFDENDFFLRTRSGAASVFTPNLHSLGELYRTNPQYFAASLSAADYYTAFIANRRHFEEDMNAAYAMATSTPIDKLTVRAGLRWEQTKTRAEEPDARTYAEVLAAGYAATAATGRANTIEGLKYQYESRPRVDRKGSYDYFFPSASVKYAFDEDTDLQLGYSRTIRRPGIDNLAGVWSVNEVMGIVSAPNPNLSPELSDNFSARLVRYFDPVGLIAVNLFQNRIKGLFQSVDLTPEEFGYGGGDYDGYIFRTTRSAPENTVTVRGVELEFNRALDILPDGWGMLRLNGSFTHNDADALVEGLAKNLVTASLLYRHGRLSLNLNTVWSDEKPDNANGMVIQARSETNLSANYELRDGWEVFFFAKNLFDRPFVRTVDTNGLSPDLGDNYQKYGVTTSLGFRARF
- a CDS encoding FecR family protein translates to MAETPSPKPLSLGKRRSPPFMADRETSQSIDAAAADWAARLDRGPLAASDNAAFNAWLASDRRCPGAMLRANAVSMNSRSAAAFGDGFEPSAFGGASQPRVSRRGLLTGAVAAGTAGACAAAFFGLQAPRAYATERGEMRLVPLGDGSTVLLNTQTRVKIRNGRDQRRIELLQGEAYFTVVSDPHRPLVIGVGDAQLSTVGGAFRVRRLDDAPVEILVNEGGVSAPGGAGRSLQLGPQTRMALVAGEAKPLRVLADEVTRDLAWREGKIAFQGESLGQAARAFSRYSDPRIVIVDAALADEPITGLFAANDPVGFSRAAASVFGASVTRRGDTVVISAAPI
- a CDS encoding RNA polymerase sigma factor, which translates into the protein MRSILPHEPALRSWLAGKRNTGVEVDDIVQETYTILAERETVADIAYPRAYLFQVANSLVVRHIRRARIVSIQAMDDLIMDTGADDAPSPEATAIARDNLRRLGEVIAAMPGQTRQAFTLRRIHGLSQREIAARMKLSENTVEKHIARGVRLLIAWAAHGGNAIAQTSKPRQTEIAALHGRPRNKSKH